The genomic segment GTCGCGGTCTGCAGCGCCGATCCCCGGGCCTGAGCCCGGGAGCTGCGGGCCTGGGTGGGGTgaagctccctcctccccagcccggctgggaagaagggaggattCCGCCCTTGGAGACGACTTTTAAAGGAGCGCAGCTGTCCTCCTATGCCCTTTCCCCCCTAGCCGTCTCCCGCCTCTCGCCCGCTTTGGGGCACGAGTTGGTGCTCACCACCCAGACTGCTCTTAAGGCCTCGAAGGTAGAGAACAGAGCGCACCTGCGGGCGCTTGGGCTCTCCGCCCCCGTCTCCATCAGCTGTCCTGGCTTCTCCCCTTTCCTGGTCTCTAGAGGGCTCCCTCGCTCCCGTCTCCATCCCTATGCCCCTCTCCTTGCAGTTGGCTTGGATGCAGCTGGCAAGACCACAATCTTGTACAAACTGAAGTTGGGGGAGATTGTCACCACCATCCCCACCATAGGTGAGTTCTGAGGCAAGGCCGGGAGGAGCGGGAGGCTGGCAGCAGGCCTTCCCAGGGTTTGCTGCCCATTCTGCCAGAGGCCCTTATCTCTGTGCAGGGAGCTGACCCTGACACCAGATACTGCTACCTGAGAAGTGGGTCACAGTTACCTTTAGTTGCTGGATGGTGCTGAGGCAGGGTGTTTGTGACCTAGCCAGGCCTGGTCTGTGGACTGCCTGTTCTCTGGGGTTCTCTTCCCATGGGACTTGATCATTGCCTTCTGGTTTTATGTCCCCAGTGAATCCACCTAGATTTAGAGAGTTCCTTTCTTTCAGGACTTGgttctcatatttttttccaattatctCCAGGCTTCAATGTGGAAACAGTGGAATACAAGAACATTTGTTTCACGGTCTGGGACGTGGGAGGCCAGGACAAGATTCGGCCTCTGTGGCGGCACTACTTCCAGAACACTCAGGTGGGGTGGGGCTCCCCAACCCCAGGAGAGAAGGTGTTAGGGCTGCGACTGAGATGTTGGCCTAGGCCTGTCTCGAAAGCCAGGGGAAAAAACCTTTACCTCCCATCTATCCACAGTTGTAGCCTTACCTCTCCTCATCCTTCAGGAATGCCTTTAGTTTTCTGAGACTTAGCTACCTTAGCTTCTGAGAAGCAGAACTCTGGGGCCATGCTgcctcatttatttgtttgtttatttttaaagtcagctttttctcccaacgtgggacttgaactcacagttctgactgaggcagccaggtgcacTCATTCTGCCTCATTTAGTTCTCGTCTCGTCTTTCCCTGGTCCCTTGCACTTCTTCTAACTACACTGCTTGCCTGAGGGCAAAGGATGTATCCTTCGCATGGTGTCTGCAGTTGGTGCCACCGTTTCTGCAGAAGCTTagtgaaaaattttaagatgagAAGATgggaaaaagatgggaaaaagaaagagccagACTAGGGTATGTCCCAGCTGGGAGTGATGGCTTGTCCGTTCTTCCTTCCCGCCCAGGGCCTCATCTTCGTAGTGGACAGTAATGACCGAGAGAGGGTCCAGGAATCTGCTGATGAGCTCCAGAAGATGGTGAGCACCCAGAGCCCTGGGAACGGAGCCCTCGTTCGGAGACAGAGCTCTGAGATCTCTGAGCCTGGGTGAAAGTCAGGAAATGTCTCACAGGCCTTGactgtgtttctctgtgtggACGCAGTCGGAAGGCATACCTCACTGTGTTTTGAACTGGACTCAGGTCAAAAAGCCCAAGACTGACTTTTCCCTTGAATCCTCCTGTCTTCACACCCGAAGTGTTGGTGGGGAAAGGGGAATTGTGTGTGGTGGAGAGAAACATCCTCTTAACATTCTTGTTTTTCCATTGAGAAACGTTGCCATTTTGACTAGGGCAAGTCATTTGAAAAAGGCTCTTTTTGGATTTAAGGCCAGATGGCTGCAAGCTGACTTAGGAAGCTTGTGTTCAGCTCAGACTACACGATATTACATTTTCCCCACAAATATGTTAGAAGGCAGAAAGGGAGGTTTCCCTGCACAGTGGGAAGGGGAGGCCTGGAGACTCTGCCaggatgctggactccatcccctTCATCCGTCTCAGCTGCAGGAGGACGAGCTGCGGGATGCCGTGCTGCTGGTGTTTGCCAACAAGCAGGACATGCCCAACGCCATGCCCGTGAGCGAGCTCACTGACAAGCTGGGCCTGCAGCACTTGCGGAGCCGCACGGTGAGGGTCCCGCATCGCCCAAGGGTgccacggggcggggggggggcaggacgTGAAGGCGTCCCCTCATCTTTCCTGCTGCTgagctctctttccttctccccgcAGTGGTACGTCCAGGCCACCTGTGCCACCCAAGGCACAGGCCTGTATGATGGGCTCGACTGGCTGTCCCACGAGCTGTCCAAGCGCTAACCCACCAGGGGCCGGCCCCTGCTGCCTGGAAGCTCCCGCGTGCACCCGGGACGGCCAGATTCCCGGACTCCTCAGGCAGTGCCCTTCCTTCCCACTCCTCTCCCACAGACACGGGCCTCTGCTCCAGCTCCTGCCTGCATGTTCTCTCTGTCGTTG from the Lutra lutra chromosome 11, mLutLut1.2, whole genome shotgun sequence genome contains:
- the ARF5 gene encoding ADP-ribosylation factor 5, which translates into the protein MGLTVSALFSRIFGKKQMRILMVGLDAAGKTTILYKLKLGEIVTTIPTIGFNVETVEYKNICFTVWDVGGQDKIRPLWRHYFQNTQGLIFVVDSNDRERVQESADELQKMLQEDELRDAVLLVFANKQDMPNAMPVSELTDKLGLQHLRSRTWYVQATCATQGTGLYDGLDWLSHELSKR